Proteins encoded by one window of Mesorhizobium sp. INR15:
- a CDS encoding NAD(P)-dependent oxidoreductase: MPEGQYREGIAGGRLSAEQYSDNFADLHPPLDHHEALVESDRCYFCYDAPCMNACPTSIDIPLFIRQISTGNPIGSAKTIFDQNILGGMCARVCPTETLCEEVCVREVAEGKPVQIGRLQRYATDVAMAEQKQFYKRADSTGKSVAVVGAGPAGLAAAHRLARHGHEVTVLEARPKAGGLNEYGIAAYKSVDNFAQAEVDYVTSIGGIDIQNGKALGRDYQLSDLMRNYDAVFLGMGLGGVNALRADGEDADGVTNAVEFISELRQASDLASLPVGRRVVVIGGGMTAIDAAVQSKLLGAEEVTICYRRGQEHMNASEFEQDLAAANGVTIRHWLQPKRVIAEGGKVSAIELEYTAMKGDKLAGTGEALTLVADQVFKAIGQSFVPAALNGSGASIDLEAGRIKVDAEGRTSLANVWAGGDCIFGGDDLTVSAVAQGRDAAESINRALASNGRA; the protein is encoded by the coding sequence ATGCCAGAAGGCCAGTATAGGGAAGGCATTGCCGGCGGACGGCTCTCGGCTGAACAATATTCCGACAATTTCGCCGACCTGCACCCGCCTCTCGACCATCACGAGGCGCTGGTCGAATCCGACCGCTGTTATTTCTGCTATGATGCGCCGTGCATGAATGCATGCCCGACCTCGATCGACATTCCGCTGTTCATTCGCCAGATATCGACCGGCAATCCGATCGGTTCGGCCAAGACGATTTTCGACCAGAATATCCTGGGCGGCATGTGCGCCCGCGTCTGCCCGACCGAGACGCTGTGCGAAGAAGTTTGCGTACGCGAGGTGGCGGAAGGCAAGCCGGTGCAGATCGGCCGCCTGCAGCGCTACGCCACCGATGTGGCGATGGCCGAACAGAAGCAGTTCTACAAGCGCGCCGACTCGACCGGCAAGTCGGTCGCCGTCGTCGGCGCCGGACCGGCCGGCCTTGCCGCCGCGCACCGGCTCGCCCGCCATGGCCATGAAGTCACGGTGCTGGAAGCCCGACCGAAGGCCGGCGGCCTCAATGAATATGGCATCGCCGCCTACAAGAGCGTCGACAATTTTGCGCAGGCCGAGGTCGATTATGTCACCTCGATCGGCGGCATCGACATCCAGAATGGCAAGGCGCTTGGCCGCGACTACCAATTGTCGGACCTGATGCGCAATTATGACGCCGTGTTCCTCGGCATGGGCCTTGGCGGCGTCAATGCGCTGCGTGCCGACGGCGAGGACGCGGATGGCGTGACAAACGCTGTGGAATTCATCTCGGAACTGCGCCAGGCCAGCGATCTCGCAAGCCTGCCGGTTGGACGCCGTGTCGTCGTCATCGGCGGCGGCATGACGGCGATCGATGCCGCGGTTCAATCGAAGCTGCTCGGCGCCGAGGAGGTGACGATCTGCTACCGGCGTGGCCAGGAGCACATGAACGCGTCCGAATTCGAACAGGACCTGGCCGCCGCCAACGGCGTCACCATCCGCCACTGGCTGCAGCCGAAGCGCGTTATCGCCGAAGGCGGCAAGGTGTCGGCCATCGAACTCGAATACACGGCCATGAAGGGTGACAAGCTTGCCGGCACCGGCGAGGCACTGACGCTGGTCGCCGACCAGGTGTTCAAGGCGATCGGCCAGAGTTTCGTGCCGGCCGCGCTCAACGGCAGCGGTGCATCGATCGACCTCGAAGCCGGACGCATCAAGGTCGACGCGGAAGGGCGCACCTCGCTTGCCAACGTCTGGGCCGGCGGCGATTGCATCTTCGGCGGTGACGACCTGACGGTCTCGGCCGTGGCGCAAGGCCGCGACGCGGCGGAATCGATTAACCGGGCACTGGCCTCGAATGGGAGGGCATGA
- the preA gene encoding NAD-dependent dihydropyrimidine dehydrogenase subunit PreA: MADIRNNFVGIKSPNPFWLASAPPTDKAYNVIRAFKAGWGGVVWKTLGEEGPPVVNVNGPRYGAIWGADRRLLGLNNIELITDRDLQVNLREIKQVKKDWPDRAIVVSLMVPCVEESWKAILPVVEETEADGIELNFGCPHGMSERGMGAAVGQVPEYIEMVVRWCKANTRMPVITKLTPNITDVRKPARAAHAGGTDAVSLINTINSITGVNLDSFAPEPTIDGKGSHGGYCGPAVKPIAMNMVAEIARDPETRGLPISGIGGITTWRDAAEFMALGAGNVQVCTAAMTYGFKIVEEMIAGLENWMDEKGHASLDDIVGRATPNVTDWQYLNLNYIAKARIDQEACIKCGRCHIACEDTSHQAITSMVDGARHFEVIEAECVGCNLCVNVCPVENCITMEPLAVGVMDQRTGKPVSPIYANWTTHPNNPMAKVAAE, translated from the coding sequence ATGGCAGACATCCGTAACAATTTCGTCGGCATCAAGTCGCCCAATCCGTTCTGGCTGGCCTCGGCGCCACCGACCGACAAGGCCTACAACGTCATCCGTGCCTTCAAGGCGGGGTGGGGCGGCGTTGTCTGGAAGACGCTGGGCGAGGAAGGGCCGCCGGTCGTCAACGTCAACGGACCGCGCTACGGTGCGATCTGGGGCGCCGATCGCCGCTTGCTCGGTCTCAACAACATCGAGCTGATCACCGACCGCGACCTGCAGGTCAATCTGCGCGAGATCAAGCAGGTCAAGAAGGACTGGCCAGACCGCGCCATCGTCGTCTCGCTGATGGTGCCTTGCGTCGAGGAAAGCTGGAAGGCGATCCTGCCGGTGGTCGAGGAGACCGAGGCCGACGGCATCGAGCTCAATTTCGGCTGCCCGCACGGCATGTCGGAACGCGGCATGGGTGCCGCTGTCGGCCAGGTGCCGGAATATATCGAAATGGTGGTGCGCTGGTGCAAGGCCAACACCCGCATGCCTGTTATCACCAAGCTGACGCCCAACATTACCGACGTGCGCAAGCCGGCCCGTGCCGCGCATGCCGGTGGCACCGACGCGGTGTCGCTGATCAACACCATCAATTCGATCACCGGCGTCAATCTCGACAGTTTCGCACCGGAGCCGACCATTGACGGCAAGGGCTCGCATGGCGGCTATTGCGGCCCCGCGGTGAAGCCGATCGCCATGAACATGGTGGCCGAGATTGCCCGCGACCCTGAAACGCGGGGTCTGCCGATTTCCGGCATCGGCGGCATCACCACCTGGCGCGACGCGGCCGAATTCATGGCGCTGGGCGCCGGCAATGTGCAGGTCTGCACGGCGGCGATGACCTACGGTTTCAAGATCGTGGAGGAGATGATCGCGGGCCTCGAAAACTGGATGGACGAGAAGGGCCATGCCTCGCTTGACGACATCGTCGGCCGCGCGACGCCAAACGTCACGGATTGGCAGTATCTCAACCTCAACTACATCGCCAAGGCGCGTATCGACCAGGAAGCCTGTATCAAATGCGGCCGCTGCCATATCGCCTGCGAGGACACCTCGCATCAGGCGATCACCAGCATGGTCGATGGCGCCAGGCATTTCGAGGTGATCGAGGCCGAGTGCGTCGGCTGTAACCTCTGCGTCAATGTCTGCCCGGTCGAGAACTGCATCACGATGGAGCCGCTGGCGGTTGGCGTGATGGACCAACGCACCGGCAAGCCGGTGTCGCCGATCTATGCAAACTGGACGACGCATCCGAACAATCCGATGGCCAAGGTGGCTGCCGAGTAG
- a CDS encoding Rrf2 family transcriptional regulator, with the protein MKLGEGVEAAIHCVATLSSVEANSTMPGAALAEAFGLSPSYLLKHLNMLSAAGILESVPGPSGGYRLAKAADSITLLDVVLAIEGRQPAFRCGEIRRNGPVKLDGSAYVKPCGINAAMLKAERAYRAALAETRLSDIVATFNREGDPRSLAASCAFVERHQRPRKPGSPKQI; encoded by the coding sequence ATGAAGCTGGGCGAGGGCGTTGAGGCGGCCATTCACTGCGTGGCGACGCTGTCCAGCGTTGAGGCCAACAGCACAATGCCGGGCGCGGCACTTGCCGAGGCCTTTGGCCTGTCGCCGAGCTATCTCCTGAAACACCTCAATATGCTGAGTGCGGCGGGCATCCTGGAATCCGTGCCGGGGCCATCCGGCGGCTACCGGCTGGCCAAGGCGGCGGACAGCATAACGCTGCTGGATGTCGTGCTAGCCATAGAAGGGCGCCAGCCGGCTTTTCGTTGCGGCGAAATCCGCCGCAACGGCCCGGTCAAGCTGGATGGCTCGGCCTATGTAAAACCCTGCGGCATCAATGCCGCGATGCTGAAGGCGGAGCGCGCCTATCGCGCCGCGCTCGCGGAAACCAGACTGTCGGACATCGTGGCGACATTCAACCGGGAAGGCGATCCCCGTTCGCTTGCCGCAAGCTGCGCCTTCGTCGAGCGCCACCAGCGGCCGCGGAAACCCGGTTCACCCAAGCAGATCTAA
- a CDS encoding carboxymuconolactone decarboxylase family protein: MKPRMQFFAKAPEIMKAVSALNKAVDECGLEVSLLHLIKLRASQINGCSYCVEMHSREARHDGETEQRLYLVSAWKESPLFSERERAALAWTEAVTLIANNGVSDELYARTLEHFSDEELVKLSVALGMINIWNRLCIPFHAIHPMPAAKAA; this comes from the coding sequence ATGAAACCAAGAATGCAATTCTTCGCCAAGGCGCCCGAGATCATGAAAGCGGTGTCGGCACTCAACAAGGCGGTCGATGAGTGCGGGCTTGAGGTAAGCCTGCTGCACCTGATCAAGCTCAGGGCCTCGCAGATCAATGGCTGCTCCTACTGTGTCGAGATGCACAGCCGTGAAGCCAGGCATGACGGTGAAACCGAACAACGGCTCTATCTGGTCTCGGCCTGGAAGGAATCGCCGCTGTTTTCAGAGCGCGAGCGCGCTGCTCTCGCCTGGACCGAGGCTGTCACCTTGATTGCCAACAATGGCGTTTCGGATGAGCTTTATGCACGCACGCTCGAGCATTTCTCTGACGAGGAACTGGTCAAGCTGTCGGTGGCGCTCGGCATGATCAACATCTGGAACCGGCTGTGCATCCCGTTCCACGCCATTCACCCAATGCCGGCGGCCAAGGCCGCCTGA
- a CDS encoding DoxX family protein, with protein MPADFPSILLFVGRLLLGGAFVFAGLRNIQNAAFLTGLMTARGVPQARLALWAGIVLQVIAGVLVVIGTWTAIAAAVLVLFLIVATPMFHNFWDHQGPDRAARINGFVGNVALTGGVLTLIAQSV; from the coding sequence ATGCCTGCCGATTTTCCTTCGATCCTGCTGTTTGTTGGCCGCCTGCTGCTCGGCGGCGCCTTTGTCTTCGCCGGCCTGCGCAACATCCAGAACGCGGCTTTCCTGACCGGTCTGATGACAGCGCGTGGCGTGCCGCAGGCGCGGTTGGCCTTGTGGGCCGGCATCGTGCTGCAGGTCATCGCCGGCGTGCTTGTCGTCATTGGCACCTGGACCGCCATTGCCGCTGCGGTGCTGGTGCTGTTCCTGATCGTCGCCACGCCGATGTTTCACAATTTCTGGGACCATCAGGGCCCTGACCGCGCCGCCCGCATCAATGGTTTTGTCGGCAATGTCGCGCTGACGGGAGGCGTTCTGACGCTGATAGCGCAGTCGGTTTGA
- a CDS encoding SDR family oxidoreductase has translation MTQTIQHTVIIGGSSGIGLATARKLVGPGMKVTITGRSPERLKSAWESLDGMAEKAAFDASKPDEVKRFFSELGPFDHLVLAASGGKGLGPFETLDLADIGAGVEEKVRPQLSCLQAALPTLNKSGSVTFISAVSAQVSMPGVAGIGAINGMLLTVAPILAVELKPLRVNVVAPGVIDTPWWDFLPDEQRQAIFAEYAGKTPVGRVGQAQDVADAIAFLVSNGFMTGQVLTCDGGLRFAA, from the coding sequence ATGACGCAGACAATCCAGCACACTGTCATTATCGGCGGCTCATCCGGCATCGGCCTTGCCACGGCCCGCAAACTGGTTGGCCCGGGCATGAAGGTAACCATCACCGGCCGCAGTCCGGAACGGCTGAAGAGTGCGTGGGAAAGCCTTGACGGCATGGCGGAGAAAGCAGCTTTCGATGCCTCCAAGCCGGACGAGGTCAAGCGCTTCTTCAGTGAACTCGGGCCTTTCGACCATCTGGTGCTTGCAGCCAGCGGCGGCAAGGGTCTTGGGCCGTTCGAAACGCTTGACCTCGCCGACATCGGCGCAGGTGTCGAGGAGAAGGTTCGGCCGCAGCTTTCCTGCCTGCAGGCGGCCCTGCCGACCTTGAACAAAAGCGGCTCGGTTACCTTCATCTCGGCGGTGTCGGCCCAGGTCTCGATGCCTGGCGTCGCCGGCATAGGCGCTATCAACGGCATGCTCTTGACCGTCGCGCCGATCCTGGCCGTCGAACTGAAGCCGCTGCGTGTCAATGTCGTGGCGCCCGGTGTCATCGACACGCCATGGTGGGATTTTCTGCCCGACGAACAACGGCAGGCGATCTTTGCCGAATACGCCGGGAAGACACCCGTTGGCCGCGTCGGCCAGGCGCAGGACGTCGCCGACGCCATCGCCTTCCTCGTCTCCAACGGCTTCATGACTGGTCAGGTACTGACCTGCGATGGCGGCCTGCGGTTCGCGGCGTAG
- a CDS encoding SDR family NAD(P)-dependent oxidoreductase, translated as MDLKNKTILITGSTDGVGRVVARKLGAAGARVLVHGRDTARGKAAIAEIEALGGKAEFLTADLSSLAEIRGLAEAVRAKTSRLDILINNAGVGTSGQDAKRQLSADGYELRFAVNYLAGFLLTAELLALLKASAPARIVNVASAGQRAIDFSDVMLTRSYDGVRAYCQSKLAQILFTVDLAEQLKGSGVTVNALHPASYMDTTMVRQAGVTPWSSVETGADAILNLAASSSLEGRSGLYFDGLQESRADAQAYDPKARQQLRALSLDLVGPISQTSKEQHA; from the coding sequence ATGGACTTGAAGAACAAGACAATTCTGATCACCGGCTCGACCGACGGCGTCGGCCGCGTCGTCGCGCGAAAGCTTGGCGCCGCCGGCGCCCGTGTGCTGGTGCATGGCCGCGATACGGCGCGCGGCAAGGCGGCCATCGCTGAAATCGAAGCCCTGGGCGGCAAAGCCGAGTTTCTCACCGCCGACCTCTCCTCACTGGCCGAGATCCGCGGGCTCGCCGAGGCCGTGCGCGCCAAAACCAGTCGGCTCGACATCCTCATCAACAATGCCGGCGTCGGCACATCGGGCCAGGATGCGAAACGGCAGCTCAGCGCGGATGGCTATGAACTGCGCTTTGCCGTCAACTACCTCGCCGGCTTCCTGTTGACGGCAGAGCTCCTGGCGTTGCTGAAGGCGAGCGCACCGGCGCGCATCGTCAATGTCGCCTCCGCCGGCCAGCGGGCAATCGACTTCAGCGATGTCATGCTCACCCGCTCCTATGATGGCGTGCGTGCCTACTGCCAGAGCAAGCTGGCGCAGATCCTGTTTACCGTCGACCTGGCGGAGCAGTTGAAAGGCAGCGGCGTCACCGTCAATGCCCTTCATCCGGCCAGTTACATGGACACAACGATGGTTCGCCAAGCCGGCGTCACGCCGTGGAGCTCGGTCGAAACCGGGGCCGACGCCATTCTCAACCTCGCGGCGTCGTCCTCCCTCGAAGGGCGAAGTGGTCTCTATTTCGACGGCTTGCAGGAATCCCGCGCCGACGCGCAGGCCTATGACCCCAAGGCGAGACAGCAATTGCGGGCCTTGAGCCTCGACCTCGTCGGGCCAATCTCCCAGACATCGAAGGAACAGCACGCATGA
- a CDS encoding helix-turn-helix transcriptional regulator has translation MNGPISSASTQSADESRRRELGAFLRSRRERLTPAVTGIATGLRRRTPGLRREEVAMIAGVGTTWYTWLEQGRDVRPSVEVLTALCEALRLDAVEKRHLFILAGRQQPERRIAAPEKADGPLLHMLESLVLQPAYVVGRRWDVLAWNPAAAAVFGDYGLLEGDNRNIVHMVFTNPQHRHLLVDWEELAHVVLASFCAESAKYVGDPDFDRLIALMMRSSPEFRDWWPRRDVARRLTGVKHVRHPIAGMMAFEHMSLSIDDGSDIRLIVYTPLAEQNSIAKLRALLDAMPPERRSA, from the coding sequence ATGAACGGTCCCATTTCCTCCGCCTCCACCCAATCGGCCGATGAGAGCCGCCGGCGCGAGCTCGGTGCCTTCCTGCGATCGCGTCGCGAAAGGCTGACGCCTGCGGTCACCGGCATCGCAACGGGCTTGCGCCGCCGCACCCCGGGCTTGCGGCGGGAGGAAGTGGCGATGATCGCCGGCGTCGGCACCACCTGGTACACATGGCTGGAACAGGGCAGGGACGTCCGGCCTTCGGTGGAAGTGCTGACCGCGCTCTGCGAAGCGCTGCGCCTTGATGCCGTCGAGAAGCGGCATTTGTTCATCCTCGCCGGCCGCCAGCAGCCGGAGCGTCGCATAGCGGCGCCTGAAAAGGCCGACGGCCCATTGCTGCATATGCTGGAGAGCCTGGTCCTGCAGCCCGCCTATGTGGTTGGCCGGCGCTGGGACGTGCTGGCATGGAACCCGGCGGCGGCAGCTGTCTTCGGCGACTACGGTCTGCTTGAGGGTGATAACAGAAACATCGTCCATATGGTTTTCACCAATCCCCAGCATCGCCACTTGCTGGTCGACTGGGAAGAACTCGCCCACGTGGTGCTCGCTTCGTTCTGTGCCGAGAGTGCGAAATATGTCGGCGATCCGGATTTCGACCGGTTGATCGCGCTGATGATGCGCTCAAGTCCGGAGTTCAGGGATTGGTGGCCCCGGCGCGACGTGGCGCGGAGGCTGACTGGCGTGAAGCATGTCCGGCACCCAATTGCCGGCATGATGGCCTTCGAGCATATGAGCCTTTCGATCGATGACGGCTCGGATATCAGGCTGATCGTCTATACGCCGCTGGCCGAACAGAACTCGATCGCCAAGCTGCGGGCGTTGCTGGATGCCATGCCGCCTGAGCGGCGTAGCGCCTAG
- a CDS encoding TetR family transcriptional regulator C-terminal domain-containing protein, whose translation MEAPRRTRIQQEKRELILEAALEVFSTNGFRGSTIDQIAEAAGMSKPNLLYYFRRKEDIHETLMQRLLDTWLAPLRELDDIGDPLTELRSYIRRKLEMARDFPRESRLFANEILQGAPRIMPLLAGELKTLVDEKATVIKGWMRAGKIAKTDPWHLIFSIWATTQHYADFDVQVRAVLGADRGGDGRFEDAARFLEQLFIDGLKPKA comes from the coding sequence ATGGAGGCCCCTCGCCGCACCCGCATCCAGCAGGAAAAGCGCGAACTGATCCTGGAGGCGGCGCTCGAGGTTTTCTCCACCAACGGCTTCCGTGGCTCGACCATCGACCAGATCGCCGAAGCCGCCGGCATGTCGAAGCCGAACCTGCTCTATTATTTCCGCCGCAAGGAAGACATTCACGAGACGCTGATGCAGCGCCTGCTCGACACCTGGCTGGCGCCGCTGCGCGAACTGGACGATATCGGCGATCCCCTGACCGAACTCAGGAGCTACATCAGGCGCAAGCTTGAGATGGCGCGGGATTTTCCGCGCGAGAGCCGGCTCTTCGCCAACGAGATCCTGCAGGGTGCGCCGCGCATCATGCCGCTGCTGGCGGGCGAACTGAAGACACTGGTCGACGAGAAGGCGACAGTCATCAAGGGCTGGATGCGCGCCGGCAAGATCGCCAAGACCGACCCCTGGCACCTGATCTTCTCGATCTGGGCGACAACCCAGCACTATGCCGATTTCGACGTTCAGGTCCGCGCGGTGCTTGGTGCGGACCGTGGCGGCGATGGCCGTTTCGAGGACGCCGCAAGGTTCCTGGAGCAGTTGTTCATCGACGGGTTGAAGCCGAAGGCCTGA
- a CDS encoding aspartate aminotransferase family protein, protein MSNRLKVTPNDLSAFWMPFTANRQFKQAPRMMVSAKDMHYTTSDGRKVLDGTAGLWCVNAGHCRPKITEAIQHQAAELDYAPAFQMGHPIVFELANRLVDIAPKGMDHVFFTNSGSESVDTALKMAIAYHRVRGEGARTRLIGRERGYHGVNFGGISVGGIVTNRKMFGTLLGGVDHMPHTHLPEKNAFTKGVPEYGAELANELERIVALHDASTIAAVIVEPVAGSTGVILPPKGYLEKLREICTKHGILLIFDEVITGFGRLGTPFAADYFGVTPDIMTTAKGVSNGVIPMGAVFVKKEIHDAFMTGPEHMIEFFHGYTYSGNPIACAAALGTLDTYKEEGLLTRGEELAPYWEDALHSLKGEPNVIDIRNIGLIGAIELAPIPGQPTKRAFSAFLKAFERGALIRTTGDIIALSPPLIITKGQINELVDHVREVLRMID, encoded by the coding sequence ATGTCCAACCGGCTGAAAGTCACGCCGAACGATCTCAGTGCATTCTGGATGCCGTTCACGGCAAACCGGCAGTTCAAGCAGGCACCGCGCATGATGGTGTCCGCCAAGGACATGCATTACACGACAAGCGATGGCCGCAAGGTGCTCGACGGCACCGCCGGCCTGTGGTGCGTCAATGCCGGCCACTGCCGGCCCAAGATCACCGAAGCGATCCAGCATCAGGCCGCCGAGCTCGACTATGCACCCGCCTTCCAGATGGGCCACCCGATCGTGTTCGAACTGGCCAACCGGCTGGTCGACATCGCACCGAAGGGCATGGATCACGTCTTCTTTACCAACTCCGGTTCGGAATCGGTCGACACCGCGCTGAAGATGGCGATCGCCTATCACCGCGTCAGGGGCGAGGGCGCGCGCACCCGTCTGATCGGCCGCGAGCGCGGCTACCATGGCGTCAATTTCGGCGGCATCTCGGTCGGCGGCATCGTCACCAACCGCAAGATGTTCGGTACGCTGCTTGGCGGCGTCGACCATATGCCGCATACCCATCTGCCGGAGAAGAACGCCTTCACCAAGGGCGTTCCGGAATATGGCGCGGAGCTGGCCAATGAGCTGGAGCGCATCGTCGCCCTGCATGACGCCTCCACCATCGCCGCCGTCATTGTCGAGCCGGTCGCCGGCTCCACGGGCGTCATCCTGCCGCCCAAGGGCTATCTCGAGAAGCTGCGCGAAATCTGCACCAAGCACGGCATCCTGCTGATCTTCGACGAGGTCATCACCGGTTTTGGCCGCCTCGGCACGCCGTTCGCCGCCGACTATTTCGGCGTCACGCCCGACATCATGACCACCGCAAAGGGCGTCTCCAACGGCGTCATCCCGATGGGCGCGGTGTTCGTGAAGAAGGAAATCCACGACGCCTTCATGACCGGCCCCGAGCACATGATCGAGTTCTTCCACGGCTACACCTATTCGGGCAACCCGATTGCGTGCGCGGCGGCACTCGGCACGCTCGACACCTACAAGGAAGAGGGGCTCCTGACCCGTGGCGAGGAGCTGGCGCCCTATTGGGAAGATGCTCTGCATTCGCTGAAGGGCGAGCCGAACGTCATCGACATCAGAAACATCGGCCTGATCGGCGCGATCGAGCTGGCGCCTATTCCCGGCCAGCCGACCAAGCGTGCCTTCTCGGCCTTTTTGAAGGCGTTCGAGCGCGGCGCGCTGATCCGCACCACCGGCGACATCATCGCGCTGTCGCCGCCGCTGATCATCACCAAGGGCCAGATCAACGAGTTGGTCGATCACGTGCGTGAAGTGCTGAGGATGATCGATTGA
- a CDS encoding endonuclease domain-containing protein — protein MPRTRVSFEMRQKARALRVHATKGESLLWYELRELKPSGIKFRRQCPIGPYIVDFACLAAKLIVEVDGDLHEHEKGKRHDAIRDAYLRSLGFDVFRVDEPDVINSAWHVAQVVKEKVERMSGDPTRPLRGHPPLEGEGDAPQSMRF, from the coding sequence ATGCCCCGTACCCGCGTGAGCTTCGAAATGCGCCAGAAGGCGCGCGCGCTTCGAGTTCACGCGACCAAGGGGGAATCTCTTCTTTGGTATGAACTGCGTGAGCTAAAACCGAGCGGTATCAAGTTCCGTCGCCAATGCCCGATTGGCCCCTATATTGTCGATTTCGCCTGCCTCGCCGCGAAGCTGATCGTTGAAGTCGATGGCGATTTGCACGAGCACGAAAAGGGCAAGCGGCACGATGCCATTCGTGACGCCTATCTAAGATCACTCGGGTTCGACGTCTTCCGTGTCGACGAACCTGATGTCATAAACAGCGCTTGGCATGTCGCGCAGGTGGTCAAGGAAAAGGTCGAGCGCATGAGCGGCGACCCCACCCGACCGCTTCGCGGCCACCCTCCCCTCGAGGGGGAGGGGGACGCCCCGCAATCGATGAGGTTTTGA
- a CDS encoding Zn-dependent hydrolase gives MAAPGENLRINSDRLWDSLMDMAKIGPGIAGGNNRQTVTDEDGEGRHLFKRWCEAAGLEMGLDEMGTMFARREGTDPSLPPVYVGSHLDTQPTGGKYDGVLGVLGGLEVVRSLNDLGIKTRHPIVVTNWTNEEGSRFAPAMMASGVFAGVLDQADVYQHTDKQGKKFGEELERIGWKGAEKVGERKIHAFFELHIEQGPILEDEDIDIGVVTHGQGLKWLQVTLTGKEAHTGSTPMPKRRNAGLGMARVIELVHEIAMDYQPDAVGAVGHMEVFPNSRNIIAGRTVFTVDIRSPEKEVLDAMDGRIREGIDTICDALDIQYKIEQVGAFDPVTFDAGCVKAIRDAAERLGYTHRNIVSGAGHDACWINRVAPTAMVMCPCVDGLSHNEAEEISKEWASAGCDVLFHAVVETAVIVE, from the coding sequence ATGGCCGCACCCGGCGAGAATCTGCGAATCAATTCAGACCGCTTGTGGGATTCGCTGATGGATATGGCGAAGATTGGCCCCGGCATTGCCGGCGGCAACAATCGCCAGACCGTGACCGACGAAGACGGCGAGGGCCGGCATCTGTTCAAGCGCTGGTGCGAGGCCGCCGGGCTCGAAATGGGCCTCGATGAGATGGGCACCATGTTTGCCCGCCGCGAAGGCACCGACCCCAGCCTGCCGCCGGTCTATGTCGGCAGCCATCTCGACACGCAGCCGACCGGCGGCAAGTATGATGGCGTGCTGGGTGTGCTGGGCGGGCTGGAAGTGGTGCGCTCGCTCAACGACCTCGGCATCAAGACCAGGCACCCCATCGTCGTCACCAACTGGACGAATGAGGAAGGCTCCCGCTTCGCCCCGGCGATGATGGCATCTGGCGTTTTCGCCGGCGTGCTCGACCAGGCCGACGTTTACCAGCACACCGACAAGCAAGGTAAAAAGTTCGGCGAGGAGCTTGAACGCATTGGCTGGAAGGGCGCCGAGAAGGTTGGCGAGCGCAAGATCCATGCCTTCTTCGAACTGCATATCGAGCAGGGACCAATCCTGGAGGATGAAGACATCGACATCGGCGTCGTCACCCACGGCCAAGGCCTGAAATGGCTGCAGGTGACGCTGACCGGCAAGGAAGCCCATACCGGCTCGACGCCGATGCCCAAGCGCCGCAATGCCGGGCTCGGCATGGCGCGCGTGATCGAGTTGGTGCATGAGATCGCCATGGATTACCAGCCCGATGCTGTCGGCGCTGTCGGCCACATGGAAGTGTTTCCGAACTCGCGCAACATCATCGCCGGCCGCACTGTCTTCACCGTCGATATCCGTTCGCCCGAGAAGGAAGTGCTGGATGCCATGGATGGCCGCATCCGCGAAGGCATCGACACGATCTGCGATGCGCTCGACATCCAGTACAAGATCGAGCAGGTCGGCGCTTTTGACCCGGTCACCTTCGACGCTGGCTGCGTCAAGGCGATCCGCGACGCCGCCGAACGGCTTGGCTACACGCATCGCAACATTGTCTCCGGCGCCGGTCACGACGCCTGCTGGATCAACCGCGTGGCACCCACCGCGATGGTGATGTGCCCCTGCGTCGACGGTCTCAGCCACAACGAGGCCGAGGAAATCTCCAAGGAATGGGCTTCCGCCGGCTGCGATGTGTTGTTCCACGCGGTGGTGGAGACGGCTGTTATCGTGGAGTGA